A region from the Aegilops tauschii subsp. strangulata cultivar AL8/78 chromosome 5, Aet v6.0, whole genome shotgun sequence genome encodes:
- the LOC109753934 gene encoding uncharacterized protein isoform X1 — MGETDLEDVVLSWSLQEINDDDLYRGKVETIPCNFKSLDHYLASYRVPLIEETRSDLCSCLELISQAPSSKILSMEVAGKSGSYFMDVDFWDNDAGFSTGAYSARNGDIFILSSIKPEAAEDLNRHGVTHCFAMVTEVSMDDEYQKGFRVKVEKNIDLEEDLNKLKHAIFLSNITTNICIWKALTFDANMNDNFTIIKSLLAPQNLGEDICGMCAKQDGGPLASFTEQLLSVMLNQSQVDAIESVISAVQCGHVNLMKLIWGPPGTGKTKTVSALLWVLACLKCRTLTCGPTNVAVVGVCTRFLENLKDFSEHTDNIGLPFSLGDILLFGSWSNMDITEDLQEVFLDFRVNELVECFSSSSGWNYRIASMISFFEDSASRYDMLLEDDGKIDPVCFLDFVKKQFDVIAVALKRCIMNLWVHLPGRCFSRDSAINISTLLHMLENFGALLCNVDLTDEGLKRGLGCLSTENSVCAQPMSSIEKELDGARSSCLKLLKDLLHSLNLPTGVNKNWVQTYCIRNATLLFCTTSSSYRLHHMEIAPLEVLIVDEAAQVRECELVIPLRLHRLKHVVLVGDDCQLSAMVKSKVCKEAGFATSLFGRLVVLKFDKHLLNIQYRMNPCISLFPNAQFYERKILDGPNVLSPSYNKDYTCLPFGSYTFINLTDGREDTEGMGNSRRNMVEVAVVLHLIHTIFKFFSAAWKRTDQGLNIGVVSPYNAQVDAIKNRLGQKYDTCDGFHVRVKSIDGFQGEEDDIIILSTVRSNGRGVVGFLADNRRTNVALTRARHCLWIVGNAHTLHKSGTEWTDLVADAERRKCIFSATNDATICKLVLQLKQELDELEDLLSADSAVFSNTRWKVILSDEFRKSFTKLKSPQLRKEVLQKLIKLGDGWRTTVKNLDMPGVSHLVKVYKVWDLYLVWSTDIEKTERTYSQIIRIWDLLSQQNVARTVQRLENLFSMYTDDYLDHCRRVQAQGKLEVPMVWDIVHDIIRYNKDCKADAHEEHDPVDTSYGMENSKVSESFLLMKFYSLSSGMAKHLLTATDGSEIDVPFELTDEEKVIIQFPLTSFILGRSGTGKTTVLTMKLIQNEQQSLIASQGLNLDGADLSGVDDNNIMSTKNGGESSVKQVFITVSPKLCSAIKDHICRLKRFGTGDVSDQSSILHMHDIMDDLEEFTEIPDSFCDLPHGHYPLTITYRKFLMMLDGTCQTSFFDAFYGEMKSSFERGHSRSRAVHTFIELKEVTYEKFATSYWPRFNADLTKKIAASTVFTEIISHIKGAYQASRPYTGKLDRQDYVMLADKRISSLNNEMRDRIYDIFLEYESMKCTAREFDLSDFVNSLHSSLVSEGYNGDMVDFVYIDEVQDLTMTQIALLKYVCMNIKEGFLFAGDTAQTIARGIDFRFEDIRSLFYTAFLAETEASNEGLKHGKRVHLSDMFQLSQNFRTHCGILRMAQSIMSLLYFFFPSSVDKLNPETGLVHGEAPVLLESDNDENAIMTIFGESKSKHGNLHGFGAEQVILVRDDATKKQITDLVGKQALVLTIVECKGLEFQDVLLYNFFGSSPLRNKWRVLYGYMEDKDIIAHLEQISHPGFDRSKHYLLCSELKQLYVAITRTRQRLWISENTDDYCRPMFDYWKKLCIVEVRSLDSTLIQAMQTGSSSDDWRLRGTKLFNEGQFEMATMCFEKAGDAHREKWARAAGLVATADLVISKNLELGKASLETASEIYESIGMHEKAATCYIKLGDYKKAGMVYTQKCGISRLEEAGDCFARAECWSEAAEMFLKAKCYTKCFSMCSKGKQLYNLGLQFLQQLEEEHSLENSKSLEVSAIRTKYLDNCAQHYFERGDIKNMMPFVKAFSSMDHVRVFLNSRNLIDELLSLEMEMGNFLEAAGIAKHKGDVLLEVDILEKADLFEDATRLLLLHIIVGSLWSSNSRGWPPKRYAEKAQFLAKAKELAKKVSECFYCFVCVEADALSDVNKSLSSLNCTLLEGRKCANLLVELVASRSILDVHLQSRASGYKIELGPGSEDENSCNDMLASNQMSPQTLFYAWNHWKSIIIKVLSHLCHTDGPELNDYAVVYEDLFAKYFGLRKDGEGDRYVVLNMNASWLSNAGRNSLQQDGNRCLLGASECHSCAQCFWMNELSSVGFSVLKKLESIVQISPKPASWYTLVRTVLIIHEIAKFLEEPQFSMPKGSMKLRSFFVLCGCRFFELVFLVWRDGTKGSLSRVLDSPAAYGLIADSLSANLRPANKKLTYGHLGRTTMLLLHAAQLDEALLSRLLQYLGNNSEWAGFFRYFKRFLDSGRDRSSLIFNFKLALEFTLSVKWKDELDYISPGCYVGLMECLGFLASSCLLVQNDFMCCTKSLLVNMLECRTSKAFIDTCQVSKSSPDSDLHGLAHLSGRFIYETIITILTTKHMLQEWVDKTSCPSSTSYRAVLLRLVVTLYPLILTLSLGKCYEVTRNLVRNEVFKDLPLEFSKKIQDALKMRSHTPSNFIRVLADALASIGDHMVVIGSPKSPVICRNLNAYMISKEDLHDVPKIMALLRLEEPSSVKQETPLPEKSDGSKRPEEPSSVKQETPLPEKSDGSKRPEEPSSVKQEIPLPENSNGSKLKNVISGNIPVNVELVKIGISSRKKKSTGVLVPVEVLKVEGSRKTDSTGIFDTLWKKLDTFLRDEQGQKDARVVIQFLRDALPWLETGVLALVDKELDEHYLEEIKHICSEFEKLPDRTDKKAVDDLYSKWEGAGKTLQQVIRLVIGSGSCTDGCRQCQDERREGKDPRLCLLKLPTDCVFKACPDDERAGTGEAASTSTKAAQKQKSKKKSKRTKKPDKGRGKK; from the exons CGTACCGTGTGCCTCTGATTGAAGAAACAAGGTCAGATCTGTGCTCATGCCTTGAACTCATCAGTCAAGCACCCTCGTCGAAAATACTTTCCATGGAGGTAGCAGGAAAGTCGGGATCATACTTTATGGATGTGGACTTTTGGGACAATGATGCTGGTTTCTCTACTGGGGCTTATTCTGCCAGGAATGGTGACAtctttattttgtctagcataAAACCTGAAGCTGCAGAGGACTTAAACCGCCATGGTGTCACACATTGCTTCGCAATGGTTACTGAGGTTTCTATGGATGATGAATACCAGAAGGGCTTCAGAGTCAAAGTTGAAAAGAATATTGATTTGGAAGAAGACTTGAACAAACTCAAACATGCAATATTTCTCAGTAATATCACCACAAACATATGTATATGGAAAGCACTTACCTTTGATGCAAACATGAATGACAATTTCACAATAATCAAGTCGCTCTTAGCCCCCCAAAATCTG GGTGAGGATATTTGCGGTATGTGTGCTAAGCAGGATGGGGGCCCTTTGGCTTCTTTCACAGAGCAATTGCTGTCGGTTATGCTTAATCAATCACAAGTGGATGCTATTGAATCTGTCATCTCAGCTGTACAATGTGGGCATGTGAACCTCATGAAGCTTATATGGGGTCCACCAGGCACTGGAAAAACCAAGACGGTTAGCGCTTTACTGTGGGTCTTGGCGTGTTTGAAATGCAGAACTCTTACTTGTGGTCCCACAAATGTTGCTGTTGTTGGAGTTTGCACTCGTTTCCTTGAAAACTTGAAGGATTTCAGTGAGCACACTGACAATATTGGTCTACCTTTTTCTCTTGGAGATATTTTGTTATTTGGAAGCTGGTCTAACATGGACATCACAGAGGATCTTCAGGAAGTTTTCTTAGATTTTCGTGTCAATGAACTTGTGGAATGCTTTTCATCGTCGTCTGGATGGAACTACAGAATAGCTTCAATGATATCCTTTTTTGAAGACTCTGCTTCACGGTATGATATGCTTCTTGAGGATGATGGCAAAATTGATCCAGTGTGCTTTTTGGACTTTGTAAAGAAGCAATTTGACGTGATAGCAGTAGCTCTGAAAAGATGCATCATGAATTTGTGGGTTCACCTTCCTGGGAGGTGCTTTTCTCGTGACAGTGCCATAAATATATCTACATTGCTTCATATGCTGGAAAATTTTGGTGCTCTTCTGTGCAACGTAGACTTGACTGATGAGGGCTTAAAAAGGGGACTTGGTTGCCTGTCAACTGAAAACTCTGTTTGTGCACAACCTATGTCTTCTATTGAAAAGGAACTGGATGGAGCAAGGTCTTCATGCCTTAAATTGCTAAAGGATCTGCTACACTCGCTTAATTTACCCACTGGAGTAAACAAAAACTGGGTCCAGACCTACTGCATACGTAATGCAACACTTCTTTTCTGTACTACCTCTAGCTCTTATCGGTTACATCACATGGAGATTGCACCCCTCGAAGTATTAATTGTTGATGAGGCTGCTCAAGTGCGGGAGTGTGAATTGGTGATCCCACTACGTCTGCATAGGTTAAAACATGTTGTTTTGGTAGGAGATGACTGCCAGCTGAGTGCAATGGTTAAAAGCAAA GTATGCAAAGAAGCTGGATTTGCGACAAGTTTATTTGGGAGATTGGTTGTGCTCAAATTTGATAAGCATTTGCTGAATATACAGTATCGCATGAATCCTTGTATCAGCTTATTTCCAAATGCTCAGTTTTATGAGAGGAAGATTTTAGATGGTCCCAATGTCCTGTCTCCTAGTTATAATAAGGATTACACATGCCTCCCTTTTGGGAGCTACACGTTTATAAATCTCACTGATGGAAGGGAAGACACAGAGGGCATGGGAAACAGTCGCAGAAACATGGTTGAAGTTGCTGTTGTTTTGCACCTAATCCATACCATCTTTAAAT TTTTTTCTGCAGCTTGGAAAAGGACAGACCAAGGGCTCAACATCGGTGTGGTCTCTCCATATAACGCTCAAGTTGATGCAATTAAAAATCGACTTGGCCAAAAATATGATACATGTGATGGCTTTCATGTGCGAGTGAAGTCCATTGATGGTTTCCAGGGAGAAGAGGATGATATAATAATACTATCAACTGTTAGATCCAACGGGAGAGGAGTTGTTGGATTTCTTGCTGATAATCGAAGAACAAATGTTGCTCTTACTAGAGCAAG GCACTGTCTTTGGATTGTTGGGAATGCTCATACACTTCATAAAAGTGGGACCGAATGGACAGACCTTGTTGCTGATGCGGAGAGACGTAAATGTATTTTCAGTGCCACTAATGACGCAACCATCTGTAAGTTGGTTTTGCAACTAAAACAAGAGCTTGATGAACTTGAGGATCTTCTTAGTGCTGATTCAGCGGTTTTCAGCAATACCAGATGGAAG GTCATTCTTAGCGACGAGTTTAGAAAGTCTTTCACCAAACTAAAATCACCACAGCTCAGGAAGGAAGTACTCCAAAAGCTTATCAAACTTGGAGATGGTTGGAGGACAACAGTCAAGAACCTTGATATGCCTGGTGTTTCTCATCTTGTAAAAGTATACAAGGTCTGGGACTTGTATCTTGTTTGGAGTACTGACATTGAGAAAACTGAAAGAACGTATTCCCAGATAATAAGAATTTGGGACCTACTGTCACAGCAAAATGTTGCAAGGACTGTTCAACGCCTCGAGAATCTATTCTCCATGTACACGGATGATTACCTGGATCATTGCAGGAGAGTGCAGGCACAAGG GAAACTGGAGGTTCCTATGGTTTGGGATATTGTGCATGATATTATCCGCTATAACAAGGATTGCAAAGCTGATGCTCATGAAGAGCATGATCCCGTGGATACATCATATGGCATGGAGAATTCAAAAGTTAGTGAAAGCTTCCTGCTGATGAAATTCTACTCTTTATCATCTGGAATGGCAAAGCATTTGCTGACAGCTACTGATGGGTCTGAAATCGACGTCCCCTTTGAGCTGACGGATGAAGAGAAGGTGATAATCCAATTCCCGCTCACTAGTTTTATACTTGGGAGGTCAGGCACTGGAAAAACCACTGTACTGACAATGAAACTGATTCAAAACGAGCAACAGTCATTGATTGCATCCCAAGGTTTAAATTTGGATGGAGCTGATTTATCAGGGGTAGATGACAATAATATTATGTCAACAAAGAATGGAGGAGAAAGTTCTGTGAAACAAGTATTTATCACTGTAAGCCCAAAGCTATGTTCAGCCATAAAAGATCACATCTGCAGACTTAAAAG ATTTGGCACCGGTGATGTCTCTGACCAGTCTAGCATTCTTCACATGCATGACATCATGGATGACCTGGAAGAGTTTACAGAAATTCCTGACAGTTTTTGTGATCTACCTCACGGGCACTATCCTCTTACTATAACATACCGTAAGTTTTTGATGATGCTTGATGGAACATGCCAGACATCTTTTTTTGATGCGTTTTATGGTGAAATGAAGTCTAGCTTTGAGAGAGGCCATTCAAGATCTCGTGCAGTGCATACTTTTATTGAATTGAAGGAAGTTACCTATGAAAAATTTGCTACTTCCTACTGGCCTCGTTTTAATGCAGACCTGACAAAAAAAATTGCTGCGTCCACTGTCTTCACTGAAATAATTTCTCATATAAAGGGCGCATATCAAGCAAGCAGGCCTTATACTGGGAAACTGGACAGACAAGATTATGTGATGCTCGCTGATAAAAGAATTTCATCTTTGAACAATGAGATGAGAGATAGAATTTATGATATATTCCTTGAATATGAGAGTATGAAATGCACTGCCAGGGAGTTTGATTTGTCAGATTTCGTAAATAGTCTTCACAGCAGTCTTGTATCTGAGGGCTACAATGGAGATATGGTGGATTTTGTTTACATAGATGAGGTGCAGGATCTCACCATGACACAAATAGCACTTCTTAAGTATGTCTGTATGAACATCAAGGAAGGCTTCCTTTTTGCTGGTGACACTGCACAGACTATAGCAAGGGGTATCGATTTCAGGTTTGAAGATATCCGTTCACTTTTTTATACTGCATTCCTCGCAGAAACTGAAGCGTCTAATGAAGGACTTAAACATGGGAAAAGAGTCCATCTCTCAGATATGTTCCAACTATCACAGAATTTCCGCACACATTGTGGCATCCTCCGTATGGCACAAAGTATCATGAGCCTTCTGTACTTCTTTTTCCCGTCAAGTGTTGACAAGCTTAATCCAGAGACTGGACTTGTACATGGAGAAGCTCCTGTGCTGCTGGAGTCTGATAATGATGAGAATGCAATTATGACCATTTTTGGAGAAAGCAAAAGTAAACATGGTAACCTGCATGGGTTTGGTGCTGAGCAAGTCATATTAGTTCGTGATGATGCTACCAAAAAACAAATTACTGATCTTGTTGGTAAACAAGCTCTTGTTTTGACTATTGTTGAATGTAAGGGCCTTGAGTTTCAG GATGTGCTGTTGTACAACTTCTTTGGTTCGTCGCCTTTAAGAAACAAATGGAGAGTTCTCTACGGCTACATGGAAGATAAAGATATTATAGCACACTTGGAGCAGATCTCTCATCCTGGTTTTGACAGAAGCAAGCATTATCTTCTCTGTTCAGAGCTGAAGCAACTCTATGTTGCAATCACACGCACTAGGCAAAGACTCTGGATAAGTGAAAATACAGATGATTACTGTCGACCAATGTTTGACTACTGGAAGAAGTTGTGTATTGTAGAAGTTAGATCACTTGATTCTACCCTCATTCAGGCAATGCAGACAGGGAGCAGCAGTGATGATTGGAGGCTACGGGGAACCAAG TTATTCAATGAGGGGCAATTCGAAATGGCTACTATGTGTTTCGAAAAGGCCGGTGATGCACACAGAGAGAAGTGGGCAAGAGCTGCTGGACTTGTAGCGACCGCTGACCTTGTCATCTCAAAAAATTTGGAGTTGGGCAAGGCTTCATTGGAAACAGCATCAGAAATTTACGAGTCCATAGGCATGCATGAGAAAGCTGCTACTTGCTATATCAAATTAGGTGACTACAAAAAAGCAG GTATGGTCTATACGCAAAAATGTGGTATTTCTAGACTTGAGGAAGCTGGTGACTGTTTTGCTAGGGCTGAATGCTGGTCGGAGGCAGCTGAAATGTTTTTGAAAGCTAAATGTTACACCAAGTGTTTCTCCATGTGCTCAAAAGGAAAACAATTATACAATCTGGGCTTGCAGTTTCTGCAACAGTTAGAGGAGGAACATTCACTTGAGAATTCAAAATCCTTGGAGGTTTCTGCAATCAGAACGAAGTATCTGGATAATTGTGCTCAACATTATTTTGAGCGTGGTGACATAAAGAATATGATGCCCTTTGTTAAAGCTTTCAGCTCTATGGATCATGTACGGGTGTTCCTAAATTCTAGAAATCTTATTGATGAACTGTTGAGTTTAGAGATGGAAATGGGTAATTTCCTAGAAGCTGCAGGAATAGCAAAGCATAAAGGAGATGTCTTACTGGAGGTAGACATACTCGAGAAGGCAGATTTGTTTGAGGATGCAACACGGCTTCTCCTCCTCCATATCATTGTGGGTTCCTTGTGGTCTTCAAATAGTAGAGGGTGGCCTCCCAAAAGATATGCAGAGAAGGCACAGTTTCTTGCAAAAGCCAAAGAGTTGGCAAAAAAGGTctctgagtgcttctactgcttTGTTTGCGTGGAAGCTGATGCACTGTCGGATGTGAATAAGTCTCTTTCCAGTTTGAATTGCACTTTGCTTGAGGGCAGAAAATGTGCAAACTTGTTAGTTGAACTTGTTGCTTCCCGTTCGATCCTTGATGTTCATCTGCAGTCTCGAGCCTCTGGATACAAGATAGAATTAGGGCCAGGATCTGAAGATGAAAATAGCTGTAATGATATGCTGGCCTCTAACCAGATGTCACCCCAAACTCTGTTTTATGCCTGGAATCACTGGAAGTCGATCATAATCAAAGTACTATCTCATCTTTGCCACACCGATGGTCCAGAATTAAATGACTATGCAGTTGTGTATGAAGATCTTTTTGCCAAGTACTTCGGATTGAGAAAAGATGGTGAAGGTGACAGATATGTGGTGCTGAACATGAATGCAAGTTGGCTTTCTAACGCTGGCAGGAATTCTTTGCAGCAAGACGGCAACAGATGTTTATTGGGTGCCTCCGAGTGTCATTCATGTGCTCAGTGTTTCTGGATGAATGAGCTGTCTTCTGTTGGTTTCAGTGTACTTAAGAAGTTGGAGTCAATTGTTCAAATTTCTCCAAAGCCGGCATCTTGGTATACCCTGGTGAGAACTGTCCTTATCATACATGAGATAGCTAAGTTTTTGGAAGAACCACAGTTCAGCATGCCAAAAGGTTCCATGAAGTTAAGAAGCTTTTTTGTTCTCTGTGGGTGTCGATTCTTTGAACTAGTTTTTCTTGTGTGGAGAGATGGGACAAAGGGGAGCCTCTCGCGTGTACTTGACTCACCAGCTGCATATGGATTGATTGCTGATTCTCTTAGTGCAAATCTTCGCCCAGCAAATAAAAAATTGACTTATGGGCATCTTGGGAGAACAACCATGCTTCTGCTTCATGCAGCACAATTGGATGAAGCGCTACTTTCAAGACTATTACAGTACCTGGGCAATAATTCTGAGTGGGCAGGGTTTTTCCGATATTTCAAGAGATTTCTTGACAGTGGTCGTGATAGATCCTCCTTGATCTTCAACTTTAAGCTTGCTCTTGAGTTTACCTTAAGTGTGAAGTGGAAGGATGAACTAGACTACATATCCCCAGGATGCTATGTGGGTCTTATGGAGTGCCTTGGTTTCTTGGCTTCATCATGCTTATTAGTACAGAATGATTTTATGTGCTGCACGAAATCTCTGTTGGTCAATATGCTGGAGTGCCGTACCAGCAAGGCTTTCATTGACACCTGCCAGGTATCTAAGTCAAGCCCAGATTCTGATCTTCATGGTTTGGCACACTTATCAGGCCGTTTCATATACGAGACAATTATTACCATCTTGACGACCAAGCATATGCTCCAGGAATGGGTAGATAAGACTTCATGTCCTTCCAGTACTTCATACAGAGCAGTCCTCCTGAGACTAGTTGTTACACTTTATCCTCTGATCCTTACTCTTTCTCTGGGGAAGTGCTATGAGGTCACACGTAACCTTGTGAGGAATGAAGTCTTCAAGGATTTACCTTTGGAGTTCTCTAAGAAGATTCAGGATGCTTTGAAAATGAGGTCTCACACACCGAGCAACTTCATAAGAGTGCTTGCTGATGCACTTGCCTCAATCGGAGATCATATGGTAGTTATTGGCTCACCCAAAAGCCCAGTAATATGTCGAAACCTGAATGCCTATATGATAAGCAAGGAGGATTTGCATGATGTTCCGAAGATAATGGCTCTTCTGCGTCTTGAAGAACCAAGTTCTGTGAAGCAAGAGACTCCATTGCCAGAAAAATCTGATGGTAGCAAGCGTCCTGAAGAACCAAGTTCTGTGAAGCAAGAGACTCCATTGCCAGAAAAATCTGATGGTAGCAAGCGTCCTGAGGAACCAAGTTCTGTAAAGCAAGAGATTCCATTGCCAGAAAATTCTAATGGTAGCAAGTTAAAAAATGTTATTTCTGGAAACATTCCTGTGAATGTAGAGTTAGTAAAGATAGGAATCAGTTCGAGAAAGAAAAAATCAACTGGTGTCCTTGTGCCTGTAGAGGTATTAAAGGTAGAGGGTTCGAGAAAGACAGATTCAACTGGTATCTTTGACACTCTCTGGAAGAAGCTTGATACTTTTCTACGCGATGAGCAAGGCCAG AAAGATGCAAGGGTTGTCATTCAATTTCTTAGAGATGCCCTTCCATGGCTGGAAACAGGCGTTCTAGCATTGGTTGATAAAGAGCTTGATGAACACTATCTGGAAGAGATCAAGCACATCTGCAGTGAGTTCGAAAAACTTCCTGACAG GACGGACAAAAAAGCGGTGGATGATCTATACTCGAAGTGGGAAGGTGCTGGGAAGACACTGCAGCAGGTCATCCGCCTTGTGATTGGTTCAGGGTCATGCACGGATGGTTGTCGCCAATGCCAGGATGAGAGGCGCGAGGGGAAAGACCCCAGGCTCTGCCTCCTGAAACTGCCCACAGACTGCGTATTCAAAGCTTGCCCAGATGATGAGAGGGCTGGCACAGGAGAAGCTGCCTCGACTTCAACAAAGGCGGCGCAGAAGCAGAAGAGCAAGAAGAAATCCAAGAGGACAAAGAAGCCCGACAAGGGGCGTGGCAAGAAGTGA